One part of the Streptomyces lydicus genome encodes these proteins:
- a CDS encoding MATE family efflux transporter: MTQAPATARRTDRRHDREIIALALPAFGALVAEPLFVMVDSAVIGHLGTAQLAGLGVAAGLLTTAVSVFVFLAYATTAAVARRVGAGDLPAAIRQGMDGIWLALLLGAAVVVAVLPTAPWLVEAFGASATAAPHATTYLRISALGIPAMLVVLAATGVLRGLQDTRTPLYVAIGGFSANAALNVGLVYGAGLGIAGSAWGTVIAQCGMAVVYLAVVIRGARRHGASLRPDAAGIRACAQAGVPLLVRTLSLRAVLLIATAIAARLGDAEIAAHQIVLTLWSLLAFALDAIAIAGQAIIGRYLGAGDADGARAACRRMVQWGIASGAILGVLVALARPLFIPLFTSDPAVQNPLMTTLLVVALTQPVSGIVFILDGVLMGAGDGPYLAGAMLVTLALFAPAALAVPAFGGGLVALWWAMALMMTVRMLTLWLRTRSGRWIVTGASR; the protein is encoded by the coding sequence ATGACACAGGCTCCCGCGACCGCGCGGCGCACCGACCGCCGCCACGACCGCGAGATCATCGCCCTCGCCCTGCCCGCGTTCGGCGCACTGGTCGCGGAACCCCTCTTCGTCATGGTCGACAGTGCCGTCATCGGCCACCTCGGCACCGCCCAGCTCGCCGGTCTGGGCGTCGCCGCTGGCTTGCTCACCACCGCCGTCTCCGTCTTCGTCTTCCTCGCCTACGCCACCACCGCGGCGGTGGCCCGCCGGGTCGGTGCCGGCGACCTGCCCGCCGCGATCCGCCAGGGCATGGACGGCATCTGGCTCGCCCTGTTGCTCGGCGCCGCGGTCGTCGTCGCGGTGCTGCCCACCGCACCCTGGCTCGTCGAAGCCTTCGGCGCCTCCGCGACCGCCGCTCCGCACGCCACGACCTACCTGCGCATCAGCGCGCTCGGCATACCCGCGATGCTCGTCGTGCTGGCCGCCACCGGAGTGCTCCGCGGCCTCCAGGACACCCGGACCCCGCTCTACGTCGCCATCGGCGGCTTCTCCGCCAACGCGGCGCTCAACGTCGGCCTGGTCTACGGAGCCGGCCTCGGCATCGCCGGCTCCGCCTGGGGGACGGTTATCGCCCAGTGCGGGATGGCCGTGGTCTACCTCGCCGTGGTGATCCGCGGCGCCCGGCGACACGGCGCCTCGCTGCGCCCCGACGCCGCGGGCATCCGCGCCTGCGCCCAGGCCGGCGTGCCGCTGCTGGTCCGTACGCTGTCGCTGCGTGCCGTCCTGTTGATCGCCACCGCGATCGCCGCCCGGCTCGGCGACGCGGAGATCGCCGCCCATCAGATCGTGCTCACACTGTGGTCCCTGCTGGCCTTCGCCCTGGACGCGATCGCCATCGCCGGGCAGGCCATCATAGGCCGCTACCTCGGTGCCGGTGATGCCGACGGCGCCAGGGCCGCCTGTCGGCGCATGGTCCAGTGGGGCATCGCCTCGGGCGCGATCCTCGGCGTGCTGGTCGCGCTCGCCCGGCCGTTGTTCATCCCGCTCTTCACCTCCGACCCCGCCGTGCAGAACCCGCTGATGACCACGCTCCTGGTGGTGGCGCTGACCCAGCCGGTCTCCGGGATCGTCTTCATCCTCGACGGCGTCCTGATGGGCGCGGGGGACGGCCCCTATCTGGCCGGGGCCATGCTGGTGACGCTCGCCCTGTTCGCACCGGCCGCGCTGGCCGTGCCCGCTTTCGGCGGCGGACTGGTCGCGCTGTGGTGGGCCATGGCCCTGATGATGACCGTCCGCATGCTGACGTTGTGGCTGCGCACGCGGTCCGGACGGTGGATTGTGACCGGAGCCTCCCGCTGA
- the rpsR gene encoding 30S ribosomal protein S18 gives MAKPPARKPKKKVCVFCKEKISYVDYKDTNLLRKFISDRGKIRARRVTGNCTQHQRDVATAVKNSREMALLPYTSTAR, from the coding sequence ATGGCGAAGCCGCCTGCTCGCAAGCCTAAGAAGAAGGTTTGCGTGTTCTGCAAGGAGAAGATCTCCTACGTCGACTACAAGGACACGAACCTGCTGCGGAAGTTCATTTCCGACCGCGGCAAGATCCGTGCCCGCCGAGTCACCGGCAACTGCACTCAGCACCAGCGTGACGTCGCCACGGCCGTGAAGAACAGCCGTGAGATGGCGCTGCTGCCCTACACGTCCACCGCGCGATAA
- a CDS encoding single-stranded DNA-binding protein, translating to MAGETVITVVGNLVDDPELRFTPSGAAVAKFRVASTPRTFDRQTNEWKDGESLFLTCSVWRQAAENVAESLTRGTRVVVQGRLKQRSYEDREGVKRTVYELDVEEVGASLKNATAKITKTSGRGGQGGGGFGGGQQGGGQGGGGWGGGPGGGQQGGGAPADDPWATSGPAGGGQQGGGGGWGGSSGGGYSDEPPF from the coding sequence ATGGCAGGCGAGACCGTCATCACGGTTGTCGGCAATCTTGTCGACGACCCCGAGCTGCGCTTCACCCCGTCCGGTGCGGCGGTCGCGAAGTTCCGCGTCGCGTCCACTCCCCGCACCTTCGACCGTCAGACCAATGAGTGGAAGGACGGCGAGAGCCTGTTCCTGACCTGCTCGGTGTGGCGTCAGGCGGCTGAGAACGTCGCCGAGTCCCTTACGCGGGGTACCCGCGTGGTCGTTCAGGGTCGCCTCAAGCAGCGGTCCTACGAGGACCGCGAGGGCGTGAAGCGCACGGTCTACGAGCTCGACGTCGAGGAAGTGGGCGCGAGCCTGAAGAACGCCACGGCCAAGATCACCAAGACCAGCGGTCGCGGTGGCCAGGGCGGCGGCGGCTTCGGCGGCGGTCAGCAGGGCGGTGGCCAGGGTGGCGGCGGCTGGGGCGGCGGCCCCGGCGGCGGTCAGCAGGGTGGCGGCGCTCCCGCCGACGACCCGTGGGCGACCAGCGGTCCTGCCGGCGGCGGTCAGCAGGGTGGCGGCGGTGGCTGGGGCGGTAGCTCCGGCGGTGGCTACTCGGACGAGCCGCCCTTCTAG
- a CDS encoding alanine racemase: MALTLYVDTARWRAHQQSVLQQFPGLVPVCKGNGYGFGHERLAEEATRLGADILAVGTTYEAARIKDFFSGDLLVLTPFRHGEEPVPLPDRAIRSVSSVEGVGGLVGARVVIEVMSSMKRHGVKPEDLPKLAAAIEDVRLEGFAMHLPLDRADGSDAVDEVIGWMDQLRNARLPLHTMFVSHLKANELARLQQQFPQTRFRARIGTRLWLGDHEATEYRGSVLDVTRVAKGERFGYRQQKAASDGYLVVVAGGTSHGVGLESPKALHGVMPRAKGVARAGLATVNRNLAPYVWAGKQRWFAEPPHMQVSILFVPGDAPQPQVGEELVAHLRHTTTQFDRLVDR; encoded by the coding sequence ATGGCGCTCACCCTCTACGTCGACACCGCGCGCTGGCGGGCGCATCAGCAGAGCGTTCTCCAGCAGTTCCCCGGGCTGGTCCCGGTCTGCAAAGGCAACGGTTACGGCTTCGGCCACGAGCGCCTCGCCGAAGAGGCCACCCGCCTGGGTGCCGACATCCTCGCGGTCGGCACGACCTACGAGGCGGCCCGCATCAAGGACTTCTTCAGCGGTGACCTGCTCGTCCTGACGCCGTTCCGGCACGGCGAGGAGCCGGTGCCACTGCCGGACCGGGCGATCCGTTCGGTCTCCTCGGTCGAGGGCGTGGGCGGCCTGGTCGGCGCCCGGGTCGTCATCGAGGTCATGAGCAGCATGAAGCGCCACGGCGTGAAGCCGGAGGACCTGCCGAAGCTGGCCGCCGCCATCGAGGACGTACGGCTCGAAGGCTTCGCGATGCATCTGCCGCTCGACCGCGCCGACGGCTCCGACGCCGTCGACGAGGTCATCGGCTGGATGGACCAGCTGCGCAACGCCCGTCTCCCGCTGCACACCATGTTCGTCAGCCACCTCAAGGCCAACGAACTGGCCCGTCTGCAGCAGCAGTTCCCGCAGACCCGCTTCCGCGCACGGATCGGTACCCGGCTGTGGCTCGGCGACCACGAGGCCACCGAGTACCGCGGCTCGGTGCTCGACGTGACCCGGGTCGCCAAGGGCGAGCGCTTCGGCTACCGGCAGCAGAAGGCGGCCTCCGACGGCTACCTCGTGGTGGTGGCCGGCGGTACCTCGCACGGCGTCGGCCTGGAGTCGCCCAAGGCACTGCACGGAGTGATGCCGCGCGCCAAGGGCGTGGCCCGGGCCGGTCTGGCGACCGTCAACCGCAACCTCGCGCCATACGTCTGGGCCGGGAAGCAGCGCTGGTTCGCCGAGCCCCCGCACATGCAGGTGTCGATCCTGTTCGTGCCGGGGGACGCGCCGCAGCCGCAGGTCGGCGAGGAGCTGGTGGCCCATCTGCGGCACACCACGACCCAGTTCGACCGCCTCGTGGACCGCTGA
- the dnaB gene encoding replicative DNA helicase has protein sequence MSIPEPMEDPWAGSGPSDLLPAARSRRGDGKGRGRGDRPERDDEDGGSWAGGFERVPPQDLDAEQSVLGGMLLSKDAIADVVEVLKGEDFYRPAHELVYQAILDLYAKGEPADPITVAAELTKRGELARVGGASYLHTLVQSVPTAANAEYYAEIVHERAVLRRLVEAGTRITQMGYAADGDVDEIVNKAQAEIYAVTEQRTSEDYLPLGDIMEGALDEIEAIGSRQGQMTGVPTGFTDLDSLTNGLHPGQMIVIAARPAMGKSTLALDFARACSIKSNLPSVIFSLEMGRNEIAMRLLSAEARVALHHMRSGSMTDEDWTRLARRMPDVSAAPLYIDDSPNLSMMEIRAKCRRLKQRNELKLVVIDYLQLMQSGGSKRAESRQQEVSDMSRNLKLLAKELELPVIALSQLNRGPEQRTDKKPMVSDLRESGSIEQDADMVILLHREDAYEKESPRAGEADLIVAKHRNGPTATITVAFQGHYSRFVDMAQT, from the coding sequence GTGAGCATTCCCGAGCCCATGGAAGACCCTTGGGCGGGCTCCGGCCCCAGTGACCTGCTGCCCGCCGCCCGCTCCCGACGGGGTGACGGAAAGGGCCGCGGCCGCGGCGACCGCCCGGAGCGCGACGACGAGGACGGCGGCTCGTGGGCCGGCGGCTTCGAGCGGGTGCCCCCGCAGGACCTGGACGCCGAGCAGTCCGTGCTCGGCGGCATGCTGCTGTCGAAGGACGCCATCGCGGACGTCGTCGAGGTCCTCAAGGGCGAAGACTTCTACCGCCCCGCCCATGAGCTGGTCTATCAGGCGATCCTCGACCTGTACGCCAAGGGCGAGCCGGCCGACCCGATCACTGTCGCCGCCGAACTGACCAAGCGCGGCGAGCTGGCCCGGGTGGGCGGCGCCTCCTATCTGCACACCCTCGTCCAGTCCGTACCGACGGCCGCGAACGCCGAGTACTACGCCGAGATCGTCCACGAGCGCGCGGTCCTCCGGAGGCTGGTCGAGGCCGGCACCCGCATCACGCAGATGGGATACGCCGCCGACGGCGACGTCGACGAGATCGTCAACAAGGCCCAGGCGGAGATCTACGCCGTCACCGAGCAGCGCACCAGCGAGGACTACCTCCCGCTCGGCGACATCATGGAGGGCGCGCTCGACGAGATCGAGGCGATCGGCTCACGCCAGGGCCAGATGACGGGTGTGCCCACCGGTTTCACCGACCTGGATTCCCTGACGAACGGCCTGCACCCGGGCCAGATGATCGTCATCGCGGCCCGTCCCGCCATGGGTAAGTCGACCCTCGCGCTGGACTTCGCACGGGCCTGCTCGATCAAGAGCAATCTGCCGAGCGTGATCTTCTCGCTGGAAATGGGGCGCAACGAGATCGCGATGCGTCTGCTGTCCGCCGAGGCGCGGGTCGCGCTGCACCACATGCGCTCCGGCAGCATGACGGACGAGGACTGGACGCGACTGGCCCGGCGGATGCCCGATGTCTCGGCCGCGCCGCTCTACATCGACGACTCGCCCAACCTCTCGATGATGGAGATCCGCGCCAAGTGCCGCCGCCTCAAGCAGCGCAATGAGCTGAAGCTCGTGGTCATCGACTACCTCCAGCTGATGCAGTCCGGCGGCTCCAAGCGCGCCGAGAGCCGCCAGCAGGAGGTCTCGGACATGTCCCGAAACCTCAAGCTGCTGGCCAAGGAGCTGGAGCTGCCGGTCATCGCGCTCTCCCAGCTGAACCGTGGCCCGGAACAGCGCACGGACAAGAAGCCGATGGTCTCGGACCTCCGTGAATCCGGCTCCATCGAGCAGGACGCGGACATGGTCATCCTGCTGCACCGCGAGGACGCCTACGAGAAGGAGTCCCCGCGCGCGGGCGAGGCCGACCTGATCGTGGCCAAGCACCGTAACGGCCCCACGGCGACGATCACCGTCGCGTTCCAGGGCCACTACTCTCGATTCGTGGACATGGCGCAGACCTGA
- a CDS encoding trypsin-like serine peptidase yields the protein MRSLAWKSVLPLTVVVIMAAAVVGYAAEESNTAGSVPSHRTFGKSGESGQDPQDQDPAATAPADDGNAYTPRRTEQNARVGAVFEKDDSGDHFCTASVVQSPGRNMLITAAHCAYDAEAGSTVNDLVFAPDYRDGDEPTGLWKVKKVIVDDRWAKSQDEDLDVAFLILDKKDGKQIQDVLGGNTLGIDRGFDNEVKITGYPTSRDTPISCQNRTTKYSDTQMRIQCTDFEGGTSGSPWLADYDPKSHTGTVIGVLGGHEGGGDQDDVSYAAYFDDDVAVLYRRAQDKD from the coding sequence GTGCGCTCGCTTGCCTGGAAGTCCGTGCTGCCCCTGACGGTCGTCGTCATCATGGCCGCTGCCGTGGTGGGCTATGCCGCGGAGGAGTCCAATACCGCCGGCAGCGTGCCCAGCCACAGAACGTTCGGCAAGTCCGGCGAGTCGGGCCAGGACCCCCAGGACCAGGATCCCGCCGCCACGGCCCCGGCCGACGACGGCAACGCGTACACCCCGCGCAGGACCGAGCAGAACGCCCGGGTCGGCGCGGTCTTCGAGAAGGACGACTCCGGCGACCACTTCTGCACCGCGAGCGTGGTGCAGAGCCCGGGCCGGAACATGCTGATCACGGCGGCGCACTGCGCCTACGACGCCGAGGCCGGTTCCACCGTGAACGACCTCGTCTTTGCCCCCGACTACCGCGACGGCGACGAGCCCACCGGCCTGTGGAAGGTCAAGAAGGTGATCGTCGACGACCGCTGGGCCAAGTCGCAGGACGAAGACCTCGACGTCGCCTTCCTGATCCTCGACAAGAAGGACGGCAAGCAGATCCAGGACGTCCTGGGGGGCAACACGCTGGGCATAGACCGTGGCTTCGACAACGAGGTCAAGATCACCGGTTATCCCACCAGCCGCGACACCCCGATCTCCTGCCAGAACCGCACCACGAAGTACAGCGACACCCAGATGCGCATCCAGTGCACCGACTTCGAGGGCGGTACGAGCGGCAGCCCCTGGCTGGCCGACTACGACCCCAAGAGCCACACCGGCACGGTCATCGGTGTGCTGGGCGGCCACGAGGGCGGCGGCGACCAGGACGATGTCTCCTACGCGGCCTATTTCGACGACGACGTGGCCGTGCTGTACCGGCGCGCCCAGGACAAGGACTGA
- a CDS encoding lipid II:glycine glycyltransferase FemX, translated as MSLTLRTISREQHLAYIQSLPAASHMQVPAWADVKAEWRAESLGWFDPSGQMVGAGLVLYRQLPKIKRYLAYLPEGPVINWYAPNLEDWLQPMLSHLKQQGAFSVKMGPPVVIRRWDSAAIKSGIQSPDVKRLRDVEATHIEPRAFEVADRLRRMGWQQGEDGGAGFGDVQPRYVFQVPLADRSLEEVHKGFNQLWRRNIKKAEKAGVEVVQGGYEDLAEWQRLYEITAERDRFRPRPLGYFQRMWTALNSEDPNRMRLYFARHDGVNLSAATMLVVGGHVWYSYGASDNIGREVRPSNAMQWRMLQDAYALGASVYDLRGISDSLDENDHLFGLIQFKVGTGGQAAEYLGEWDFPLNKLLHKALDIYMSRR; from the coding sequence ATGAGCCTGACCCTGAGGACCATCAGTCGAGAGCAGCATCTGGCATACATCCAGAGCCTGCCCGCGGCGAGCCACATGCAGGTTCCGGCCTGGGCGGACGTCAAGGCCGAATGGCGTGCGGAAAGCCTGGGCTGGTTCGACCCGAGCGGCCAGATGGTCGGCGCCGGCCTGGTCCTCTACCGCCAGCTGCCCAAGATCAAGCGGTACCTCGCGTACCTGCCCGAGGGCCCGGTCATCAACTGGTACGCGCCGAACCTGGAGGACTGGCTGCAGCCGATGCTCAGCCACCTCAAGCAGCAGGGTGCGTTCTCCGTGAAGATGGGCCCGCCGGTCGTCATCCGGCGCTGGGACTCCGCGGCGATCAAGTCCGGCATCCAGAGCCCGGACGTGAAGCGGCTGCGGGACGTCGAGGCGACGCACATCGAGCCGCGCGCCTTCGAGGTGGCCGACCGGCTGCGCCGCATGGGCTGGCAGCAGGGCGAGGACGGCGGCGCCGGCTTCGGCGACGTGCAGCCCCGCTACGTCTTCCAGGTGCCGCTGGCCGACCGCTCGCTGGAAGAGGTCCACAAGGGCTTCAACCAGCTGTGGCGCCGCAACATCAAGAAGGCCGAGAAGGCCGGCGTCGAGGTCGTCCAGGGCGGCTACGAGGACCTCGCGGAGTGGCAGCGGCTCTACGAGATCACCGCGGAGCGGGACCGGTTCCGTCCGCGGCCGCTCGGCTACTTCCAGCGCATGTGGACGGCCCTCAATTCCGAGGACCCCAACCGCATGCGGCTCTACTTCGCCCGCCACGACGGCGTGAACCTCTCGGCGGCGACGATGCTCGTCGTCGGCGGCCACGTCTGGTACTCCTACGGCGCCTCGGACAACATCGGCCGTGAGGTCCGTCCCTCGAACGCGATGCAGTGGCGGATGCTGCAGGACGCCTACGCGCTCGGTGCCTCGGTCTACGACCTCCGTGGCATCAGTGACTCGCTGGACGAGAACGACCACCTCTTCGGCCTGATCCAGTTCAAGGTGGGCACGGGCGGGCAGGCAGCTGAGTACCTCGGGGAGTGGGATTTCCCGCTCAACAAGCTGCTGCACAAGGCGCTCGACATCTACATGTCGCGTCGCTGA
- the rpsF gene encoding 30S ribosomal protein S6: protein MRHYEVMVILDPDLEERAVSPLIENFLSVVREGNGKVEKVDTWGRRRLSYEIKKKPEGIYSVIDLQAEPAVVKELDRQMNLNESVLRTKVLRPETH, encoded by the coding sequence ATGCGTCACTACGAGGTGATGGTCATCCTCGACCCCGATCTCGAGGAGCGCGCTGTCTCCCCGCTGATCGAGAACTTCCTCTCCGTCGTCCGTGAGGGCAACGGAAAGGTCGAGAAGGTCGACACCTGGGGCCGTCGTCGTCTCTCGTACGAGATCAAGAAGAAGCCCGAGGGCATCTACTCGGTCATCGACCTGCAGGCCGAGCCTGCGGTCGTCAAGGAGCTCGACCGTCAGATGAACCTGAACGAGTCGGTCCTCCGGACCAAGGTTCTCCGTCCCGAGACCCACTGA
- the rplI gene encoding 50S ribosomal protein L9 produces the protein MKIILTHEVSGLGTAGDVVDVKDGYARNYLVPRGFAIRWTKGGEKDVEQIRRGRKIREIATIEQANEVKGQLEGVNVKLAVRAGDAGRLFGSVTPADVASAIKAAGGPDVDKRRVELGSPIKTLGAHQVSVRLHAEVVAKLGVEVVAA, from the coding sequence ATGAAGATCATCCTCACCCACGAGGTCTCCGGCCTCGGCACCGCCGGCGACGTCGTTGACGTCAAGGACGGGTACGCCCGCAACTACCTGGTCCCGCGTGGTTTCGCGATCCGCTGGACCAAGGGTGGCGAGAAGGACGTCGAGCAGATCCGTCGCGGTCGCAAGATCCGCGAGATCGCCACGATCGAGCAGGCCAACGAGGTCAAGGGCCAGCTCGAGGGCGTCAACGTGAAGCTGGCCGTCCGTGCCGGCGACGCGGGTCGTCTGTTCGGCTCCGTCACCCCGGCCGACGTCGCCTCGGCGATCAAGGCCGCCGGTGGTCCGGACGTCGACAAGCGTCGCGTCGAGCTGGGCTCGCCGATCAAGACCCTGGGCGCGCACCAGGTCTCCGTGCGTCTGCACGCCGAGGTCGTTGCGAAGCTGGGCGTCGAGGTCGTCGCCGCCTGA
- a CDS encoding dienelactone hydrolase family protein has translation MTTVTTRTVEYPADGLTMIGHLALPAGVDRRPAVLVGPEGLGLSDVERRRADALAELGYVALAFDLHGGRCLEDPEEMLARCMPLLADPDRMRGIGHAALDVLRAEPRADPDRMAAVGYGTGGAIALELGRDGVDLRAIGTVNALTTGRPGEAARIRCPVWAGVGSEDPIMPPAQRDAFTAEMQAAGVDWRLAVYGGALHAFHHPPVDHTVRPGVGYHPRHAQRAWRDIVDLLAECLPVTE, from the coding sequence TACCCGGCCGACGGCCTGACGATGATCGGGCACCTCGCACTCCCCGCCGGTGTCGACCGCCGGCCCGCAGTCCTGGTCGGGCCCGAGGGGCTGGGGCTCAGCGACGTCGAGCGCCGTCGAGCCGATGCCCTGGCTGAGTTGGGATACGTGGCGCTGGCCTTCGATCTCCACGGCGGGCGCTGTCTGGAGGACCCCGAGGAGATGCTGGCCCGTTGCATGCCGCTGCTGGCCGACCCCGACCGGATGCGGGGTATCGGCCACGCAGCGCTCGACGTGTTGCGAGCCGAACCGCGGGCCGATCCCGACCGGATGGCCGCCGTCGGCTACGGCACCGGGGGCGCCATCGCGCTGGAACTCGGACGTGACGGTGTCGATCTGCGCGCGATCGGGACGGTCAACGCGCTGACCACGGGCCGGCCGGGCGAGGCGGCGCGCATTCGGTGCCCGGTGTGGGCCGGAGTCGGGTCGGAAGACCCGATCATGCCGCCCGCGCAACGGGACGCGTTCACCGCCGAGATGCAGGCCGCGGGCGTCGACTGGCGCCTCGCGGTCTACGGCGGCGCGCTGCACGCCTTCCACCACCCACCGGTCGACCACACCGTGCGCCCCGGCGTCGGCTACCACCCACGGCACGCCCAGCGGGCCTGGCGCGACATCGTCGATCTGCTCGCCGAGTGCCTGCCCGTAACGGAGTGA
- a CDS encoding glycosyltransferase family 87 protein has product MTSARQDEPVRPTKRDEVAAAGSELVGGPIGRRALLGTHWLTPVRIIALVAIGMFALGMVQKLPCYNGGWFFGATSQYTHACYSDIPHLYAGRGFADGLIPYFDRLPGDMEYLEYPVLTGVFMEVASWVTPHGGDLQSREQVYWLVNAGMLMICAAVIAVCVARTHRRRPWDGLLVALAPAAALTATINWDLLAVALTAAGMLMWSRSRPLAAGVLIGLATAAKLYPVLLLGPLLVLCWRAGAWRAYGKVVAGAVVSWLVVNLPVMITHDATGFHIREGWAKFYTFSQERPIDFGSVWLLISQRTGNPLENANTYATLLMILGCGAIGLLTLYSPRRPRFAQLAFLVVALFILTNKVYSPQYVLWLTPLAALARPRWRDFLVWQTCEVMYFLGIWMYLAYTGNGDKHQGLPTEGYQFAIALHLLGTLYLCAVVVRDILMPERDVVRRDGDDDPSGGVLDRSPDVFVLGRAYHPPRHAVHFEKVPPVRWGAVRE; this is encoded by the coding sequence ATGACGAGCGCGCGACAGGACGAGCCGGTACGGCCGACGAAGCGGGACGAGGTGGCAGCGGCCGGCAGTGAGCTCGTCGGTGGGCCGATCGGCCGGCGCGCCCTGCTCGGCACGCACTGGCTGACGCCGGTGCGGATCATCGCTCTCGTCGCCATCGGGATGTTCGCGCTCGGCATGGTGCAGAAACTGCCCTGCTACAACGGTGGCTGGTTCTTCGGCGCGACGAGCCAGTACACCCACGCCTGCTACTCCGACATCCCGCACCTGTACGCGGGCCGGGGCTTCGCCGACGGGCTGATCCCGTACTTCGACCGGCTGCCCGGGGACATGGAGTACCTCGAATACCCCGTCCTGACCGGCGTCTTCATGGAGGTGGCCTCCTGGGTGACGCCGCACGGCGGCGACCTCCAGTCCCGTGAACAGGTCTATTGGCTGGTCAACGCCGGCATGCTGATGATCTGCGCGGCCGTCATCGCGGTGTGCGTCGCCCGGACCCACCGGCGGCGCCCCTGGGACGGCCTCCTCGTCGCTCTGGCGCCTGCCGCCGCCCTCACCGCCACCATCAACTGGGACCTGCTGGCGGTCGCCCTGACCGCCGCCGGGATGCTCATGTGGTCCCGCAGCCGGCCGCTGGCGGCCGGTGTCCTGATCGGGCTGGCGACCGCGGCGAAGCTGTACCCGGTGCTGTTGCTCGGCCCGCTGCTGGTGTTGTGCTGGCGCGCCGGCGCCTGGCGGGCGTACGGGAAGGTGGTGGCCGGAGCCGTGGTGTCCTGGCTGGTGGTGAACCTGCCGGTGATGATCACGCATGATGCGACGGGGTTCCACATCCGGGAGGGCTGGGCGAAGTTCTACACCTTCAGCCAGGAACGGCCCATCGACTTCGGGTCGGTCTGGCTGCTGATCTCGCAGCGCACCGGGAATCCCCTGGAGAACGCCAACACCTACGCCACGCTGCTGATGATCCTCGGCTGCGGCGCGATCGGGCTGCTCACCCTCTACTCCCCGCGCCGGCCGCGGTTCGCCCAGCTCGCCTTCCTCGTCGTGGCGCTGTTCATCCTCACCAACAAGGTCTACTCGCCGCAGTACGTCCTGTGGCTCACCCCGCTGGCCGCGCTGGCCCGGCCGCGCTGGCGGGACTTCCTGGTCTGGCAGACCTGCGAGGTCATGTACTTCCTCGGCATCTGGATGTACCTCGCCTACACCGGCAACGGGGACAAGCACCAGGGACTGCCGACGGAGGGCTATCAATTCGCCATCGCGCTGCACCTCTTGGGCACGCTGTACCTGTGCGCAGTGGTCGTGCGCGACATCCTGATGCCCGAGCGCGACGTGGTCCGCAGGGACGGCGACGACGACCCCTCGGGCGGGGTCCTGGACCGCAGCCCCGATGTCTTCGTGCTCGGACGGGCTTACCACCCGCCCCGGCACGCGGTGCACTTCGAGAAGGTGCCGCCGGTGCGCTGGGGCGCCGTACGGGAGTGA